One part of the Phragmites australis chromosome 3, lpPhrAust1.1, whole genome shotgun sequence genome encodes these proteins:
- the LOC133912182 gene encoding uncharacterized protein LOC133912182: protein MGESLLTALSMDTAHHPHQGPSTFLSMDTVSHDEFDLFLLPPGPFRRCLHAAAAAPPDINLPLAADPSPPPPALQPTAPHDSNVEMLDVGLGGPQHYDSGSPSAAGAASAPAAAPTTMVAVSHTRGSSSSAARKCVKRNDGIWGAWFFFTHYFKPVVSTDKGGKAKAAATGGNGTSATLDAFLVQHDMENMYMWAFKERTENALGKMQLRSFMNGHSRLGEPQFPFSAEKGFVRSHRMQRKHYRGLSNPQCLHGIEIVRAPNFAGVPDADLKRWMELTGRDANFSIPTEASDFESWRNLPSTDFELERPASAALAKSSSHGHHKKLLNGTGLNLSTQPSNHGSGDGMDISAICNKRRKDSSPAAMEEDCSNSNSDKVQDMDVSHTFEPSWMNDFSGVMRHASGPVTAAKTIYEDSKSYLIIISLPFADIQRVKVSWKNTLTNGIVKVSCTSVGRMPFLRRHDRTFKLVDPAPEHCPPGEFVREIPLPTRIPEDATFEAYRDETGTGLEIIVPKFRVGPEEHEVHVSMRPPSAWCQ from the coding sequence ATGGGCGAGTCGCTGCTCACCGCGCTCTCCATGGACACCGCCCACCATCCACACCAGGGCCCCTCCACCTTCCTCTCCATGGACACCGTCTCCCACGACGAGTTCGACCTCTTCCTCCTGCCGCCAGGGCCCTTCCGTCGCTGCCTACATGCGGCGGCAGCCGCCCCCCCTGACATCAATCTCCCCCTTGCCGCCGACCCCTCTCCGCCCCCTCCGGCGCTGCAGCCCACCGCGCCGCACGACTCCAACGTCGAGATGCTTGATGTCGGCCTCGGCGGCCCGCAACACTACGATTCGGGTTCGCCCTCTGCTGCCGGTGCTGCCTCGGCCCCGGCAGCTGCCCCGACTACCATGGTCGCCGTGTCGCACACCAgaggctccagttccagcgctGCGCGCAAGTGCGTCAAGCGGAACGATGGCATCTGGGGCGCCTGGTTCTTCTTCACCCACTACTTCAAGCCGGTCGTGTCAACCGACAAGGGTGGCAAGGCAAAGGCAGCTGCCACCGGTGGGAATGGTACTAGTGCCACACTGGACGCTTTCCTGGTGCAGCACGACATGGAGAACATGTACATGTGGGCGTTTAAGGAGCGGACGGAGAATGCCCTGGGGAAGATGCAGCTGAGGAGCTTCATGAATGGGCACTCACGCCTTGGGGAACCACAGTTCCCTTTCAGCGCAGAGAAAGGGTTTGTGCGCTCGCACAGGATGCAGCGCAAGCACTACCGGGGGCTCTCAAATCCGCAGTGCCTGCATGGGATTGAGATCGTGAGGGCACCAAACTTTGCAGGTGTACCAGATGCTGATTTGAAGAGGTGGATGGAGCTCACTGGGAGGGATGCTAATTTCTCGATCCCAACCGAGGCAAGTGACTTTGAGTCATGGAGGAATTTGCCTAGCACAGACTTCGAGCTCGAGAGGCCAGCAAGTGCTGCTCTGGCAAAGAGCAGCTCACACGGGCACCATAAGAAGTTGCTGAATGGTACTGGCCTTAACCTCTCGACACAGCCATCCAATCATGGTTCTGGAGATGGTATGGACATCTCAGCCATTTGCAACAAGCGCAGGAAAGATTCCTCACCTGCTGCAATGGAAGAGGATTGTAGCAATTCAAATTCAGACAAGGTCCAGGACATGGATGTGAGCCACACTTTTGAGCCATCATGGATGAATGATTTCTCTGGTGTGATGCGTCATGCTTCTGGGCCAGTAACTGCTGCAAAAACAATATATGAGGATAGCAAGAGCTACTTGATCATCATTAGCCTGCCCTTTGCTGATATACAAAGGGTGAAGGTTTCATGGAAGAATACTCTTACAAATGGGATCGTTAAGGTATCATGCACTAGTGTTGGTCGGATGCCATTCCTGAGAAGACATGATCGGACGTTTAAGTTGGTGGATCCTGCACCTGAGCATTGCCCACCTGGAGAGTTTGTCCGGGAAATTCCACTGCCTACCCGGATCCCTGAAGATGCTACCTTTGAAGCATACCGTGATGAAACAGGAACAGGCCTAGAGATTATTGTCCCTAAATTCCGCGTTGGTCCTGAAGAACATGAAGTGCATGTGTCCATGAGGCCACCCTCGGCATGGTGCCAATGA